A region from the Salvia splendens isolate huo1 chromosome 15, SspV2, whole genome shotgun sequence genome encodes:
- the LOC121769276 gene encoding ubiquitin-conjugating enzyme E2 4-like, giving the protein MSSPSKRRDMDVMKLMMSDYTVEPINDGINEFNVEFHGPKESLYEGGVWKVRVELPDAYPYKSPSIGFVNKIFHPNVDELSGSVCLDVINQSWSPMYDLLNVFEVFLPQLLLYPNPSDPLNGDAASLMMKDKEQYDQKVKEYCDRYAKKHQGDDNSASGEEVSDNEAYSDGRSESEDEVTGHGDP; this is encoded by the exons ATGTCTTCTCCCAGCAAAAGGCGTGACATGGATGTCATGAAATT AATGATGAGTGACTACACCGTGGAGCCCATAAATGATGGCATCAACGAGTTCAATGTGGAATTTCATGGCCCAAAAGAAA GTCTGTACGAAGGTGGAGTTTGGAAAGTTCGCGTGGAACTTCCAGATGCTTATCCTTACAAATCTCCTTCGATTGGGTTCGTCAACAAAATCTTCCACCCCAATGTTGACGAGCT GTCGGGTTCGGTATGCTTGGATGTCATCAACCAGTCGTGGAGTCCAATGTATG ATCTGTTGAATGTTTTCGAGGTTTTCCTCCCCCAGCTTCTACTCTATCCTAACCCTTCGGACCCACTCAACGGTGATGCCGCATCTCTGATGATGAAAGACAAAGAGCAATACGACCAAAAAGTCAAAG AGTATTGTGACCGGTATGCAAAGAAGCATCAAGGTGATGATAATAGCGCGAGTGGCGAGGAAGTGAGTGACAACGAGGCCTACAGCGACGGGCGGAGCGAAAGCGAGGACGAAGTGACAGGGCATGGGGATCCTTAG